From a region of the Bombus pascuorum chromosome 17, iyBomPasc1.1, whole genome shotgun sequence genome:
- the LOC132915446 gene encoding uncharacterized protein LOC132915446 isoform X3, which produces MPETPDSTKGQTSDGDTPRLESPKMLKPVLGKLQAKKRLMAFANKFNVPPKLQNKSTLLQVHSTKISKSKSMPSDNGKSSKNDSSTIVNVDSDSVQFHNRHSSGGKSKKKTEEKILAIEEIRREESKSKMLLAEAMAAANLEEENYANRNGQNLLENVKILRERSRQDDVNVSYKSASKSAIENKYSERRRYGREERRDSASKESKDYNGSKERYYKVPRDKEQRKKDKDRKDDKDKREDSNKYEENRDRKDEEKDKKDNDKWEDVREKKGIKEKKEKEKRSDSQEKPEIKDRKEKEKDKDKGKERDIMNSSSWVELKKCGIMMDDIIEIKRRDHLERSIKNRTAEDYLRHFEQMLMINDCRLKRYAFIAEGLEGPKEYPPESVRATKRGRPQLFYSENPRMSLFINHQQILQAVTADHREKMRNICEADFIRNDTEAAEKSQRTRNWYPKTGICKSEGNDKWHVPINVQLPKSKWDSEDEDRLSDTEKKQGNVVKSSNMTSKQEPEEFSPRLSTIEEDINKDKKMINEDETSSVKKIDDNRQSTSPLLQSAGNEKLASEYEQFMKMVCSDVPMSKEFSPKPNKTSASTLSYHEFNIETNLPNDNNFSFVEHSISGKSDKSNSNKIEEKFKSNESRQNLENISKIEDDQISSSSSHIQVQKRVRVESKNIHDKSESEDSKSIPSDWENVRIKVERMSDENSDSKETRKKKRRKKVTSSSSESSSSSSSSDSEEEVKRRKRKRKISNDSDSLSDSDSSDSSSSSSDSSSSDDKRKKRKKKKRKAEKRKKKAKRIAKTKKKRRRKVSSDSSSSDSSEDRRKKRVATRKSKQKKEYNDKQDNREDIIKTIQKSPLESPSLENAKLVRSQVPLKKIKEEVKVENRKRSSDKHDVWNKDQELVRKVISDSDIHSKSHKDEEKRNKVEERYLEEWEMDSVIMPQKGEKLSKSNVEKIENIDIQNIRKIERKEERCKKDDKNKNDERLEEKCSSMSKEIIPGSLKIEEDADGKKKRKRDKEKKDSGEFLADWKKESERISQQIMQDEIKLSKKLDKQKRDKWGETEFDTLNVPSLTQLEKEVNKRQLLADEWEVDSLEAVSDLMINKKKTSRISKKLEKEVRYDKKTDTYIAIEKETVKECKKRQDRLSAMRIWEEEQEEGEKEALMLLEQKSKRKRDDWDIEEESFLREKSDRKESVEDSITIIESIHKEVNAVSKNVDASMKHDVVTSKKSKKSRWDMESQSEEKIKLKAPVMWEEECAEWTKVNKFDHDIERVSLECCDPILAKTKIKDEDVCMVEQQLRKSTSKSSTSADIIDLFPRKCQDIDLLESSWTPEEHTRCKSRMRSLGNSSQENVLFDKTKELTPSKEQCTAEQLKDIFEIDVKLTKKNTELYSPSSPAGSQKSEDMEIFKDNQVNMKESRLHDKLKNETLVMSDDESVPNIPLQIKYRDGKYAKAAMMKEEFEEILGVQKIEDQTLRKKFDVKVSESSSEFPINEPYPDSNYKSLRMDIFAGYESDESHGKLSNKSSEAISSSASTKGTEETNEGKAALKLIPKQLLVRRNNERVKTKLISDDPMQHAAALLTIQKKLRESHSVKNDIKNTYCEEPNEFRIECEKTSNIHAPVAEVIPTEQTTITDVKVDSKDLSITVKTSITTKSESPGAVKLDFNEYRSGNKGSKLEELKKSRPRNSKDISDTECQVRSPGREQKKKSPSRKENREDKRINDRSKERRDKKFDDRERGDRRDSRSSKQEYNESRRRFSPSTSRSKKRTSWEREGSRSESHSRSWSRSRSKSPKRKEELFAGFSSKEKRSNRIDEDRSSRARIDDRRERSIRSSPRSNTAPHNKDHFKKHGSIKGDRDDWNRKKYDCMEREKEGRSYEPMEVLRERNVDIDRHRESRFRGDEADRSLWPYEAENMLRDGNESLDSYPNSQDLDLDYEEKTYYRDDSIERDIMEGPFRPSSKFKHRKSRPSTRRDRQWEKEREPLDLDRHGHVRRTEKLPPPRGRSPLRSRRSPRRSSHDRFRRESRSRSKSWSRSRSRSRSRSRSRSRSRSTSRSRSMMHSRSRSRSGSRSRTRSTSGSRMRSPDHLRMTERLRSSRSPSMGRGRVSESSRERKDEHDNMKLLDSCTERGRRIETIVQSVSGLPRDSTVLDSEMHIGDNMETVATSFQYSTENEVGNEYYYTENNLTYPPCIDDSTASSPKRLSLDDRLELELGIKKQQDGAGISSDYGDNFNSNICYPSPPGQQQILYRQQPTVLQVGNVLQVVPADFNGVPATHREPTNSSSAPIVRGSSQVVRVGNVLQVVPTSLDWSGGQPSSVDQSGGMMYSTTVPRSSPAPSVPISVPVPVPVPMPVPAVPSAMNSSTPVSTLSPVSLPLSVPVPVPVPVPGPAPVPLPVTQTTFSRAEVTPQKVPVLPVYNYEVILETRRKEQEERKRLREIRRKEKERRRIERINRRALQLLEKTNMRQSENASQQKNSNLDPSVLKALRESEEQGDAEEQQTSSTIFEKEEEMPVVASSASTEEEEVPVEEDEEEEEEEEAEVEYDEEEEEEAEDDEEEEEEDDEKSRLNKLKSEIDEATTVTTIDETTKIQIETESKGWPELPPPPLKGILVASGFRRTSVPNGNLDDLPTPENDNGDNTDKEDVEIDKNESSKDEAGENKLSKLKNQMKKTKLAKLGKRKQRSKKSVQFADGIKPGEGTSPSGGEGDMPSPPPPTTVSRGGIRDVRRSSSRKSRKQEKRTRPPKAKKKVKVKIIKLKKPRVTPLTAMMMNDSDDLDDRSPPPPPPGSPPPPHLWPSYLSAYNANNRTSEAQTTAAAISNSVQAPPPPTPLPLLVPPPPLNYTIQPCSKA; this is translated from the exons ATGCCAGAAACACCAGATAGTACAAAAGGCCAAACTAGCGATGGAGACACACCTAGGTTGGAGAGTCCCAAGATGCTCAAGCCTGTGTTAGGAAAATTACAAGCTAAAAAGAGATTGATGGCATTTGCCAACAAATTTAATGTGCCACCAAAACTCCAAAATAAATCCACTCTACTTCAAGTACATTCTACCAAAATTTCTAAATCTAAAAGTATGCCAAGTGATAATGGTAAATCTTCAAAAAATGATTCAAGCACAATTGTAAATGTTGACTCAGACTCTGTACAATTTCATAATCGTCATTCAAGTGGTGGTaaatcaaaaaagaaaacag aagaaaaaatattggcTATTGAAGAGATTAGACGAGAAGAATCTAAAAGTAAAATGTTACTGGCTGAAGCTATGGCTGCAG CTAATTTAGAAGAGgaaaattatgcaaatagGAATGgacaaaatttattagaaaatgtaaAGATTTTGAGAGAAAGAAGTAGACAAGATGATGTTAATGTCTCTTATAAAAGTGCTTCAAAGTCtgcaatagaaaataaatattcagagag AAGGCGATATGGAAGAGAAGAACGAAGAGATAGCGCGAGTAAAGAGTCAAAAGATTATAATGGTAgcaaagaacgatattatAAAGTCCCGCGTGATAAAGAACAAcgtaaaaaagataaagatagGAAAGATGATAAAGATAAACGAGAGgatagtaataaatatgaagAGAACAGAGATAGgaaagatgaagaaaaagataaaaaggatAATGATAAATGGGAAGATGtacgagaaaagaaaggaataaaagaaaagaaggagaaagaaaaaagaagtgaTTCACAGGAGAAACCTGAAAttaaagatagaaaagaaaaggagaaagataaAGACAAAGGAAAAGAGAGGGACATAATGAATTCTTCTTCGTGGGTGGAGTTAAAAAAGTGTGGTATAATGATGGACGACATCATTGAGATTAAAAGACGTGATCACTTGGAACGATCAATAAAGAACAG aaCAGCCGAGGATTACTTACGTCACTTTGAGCAAATGTTAATGATAAACGATTGTCGTTTGAAACGTTACGCTTTTATCGCCGAAGGACTGGAAGGTCCTAAAGAGTACCCTCCTGAATCAGTAAGAGCAACTAAACGAGGAAGGcctcaattattttattctgaaaATCCTCGTATGTCGCTTTTCATCAATCATCAGCAAATTCTTCAAGCAGTTACTGCCGATCATCGTGAAAAAATGCGGAACATATGCGAGGCAGACTTTATACG AAACGATACGGAAGCAGCGGAAAAATCTCAACGTACACGTAACTGGTATCCAAAGACAGGCATATGTAAATCTGAAGGAAACGACAAATGGCATGTACCAATTAATGTACAACTGCCTAAGTCAAAATGGGATAGTGAAGATGAAGACAGGTTATCCGACACTGAAAAGAAACAAGGAAATGTAGTGAAATCGAGCAACATGACTTCGAAGcaag aaccTGAAGAATTTTCTCCACGGTTAAGTACGATAGAAGAAGACATTAATAAAGACAAGAAAATGATCAACGAAGATGAGACTTCTAGTGTTAAAAAAATAGACGACAATAGACAATCAACATCTCCTTTGTTACAGTCTGCAGGCAACGAAAAATTAGCATCGGAGTACGAACAGTTCATGAAGATGGTCTGCAGTGATGTTCCAATGTCAAAAGAATTCTCCCCAAAACCGAATAAAACTTCTGCCTCGACGTTAAGCTATCATGAATTTAATATAGAAACTAATTTGCCGAATgacaataatttttcgtttgtaGAGCATAGTATATCTGGAAAATCGGATAAAagtaattcaaataaaattgaggAAAAATTCAAATCCAATGAAAGCCGACAGAACTTGGAAAACATTTCGAAGATCGAGGACGATCAGATATCATCAAGCAGTTCTCATATTCAGGTTCAAAAACGCGTAAGAgtagaaagtaaaaatatacatgatAAAAGTGAATCGGAAGATTCTAAATCAATACCCAGCGATTGGGAAAACGTTCGAATTAAAGTAGAACGTATGAGCGACGAAAATTCTGACTCtaaagaaacaagaaagaaaaagagacgaaAGAAAGTGACTTCTAGCAGTAGTGAATCATCCAGTTCGTCGAGTTCCTCCGATTCTGAGGAAGAagtaaaaagaaggaaaagaaaacggaAAATATCAAATGATTCGGACTCATTATCGGATTCAGATAGCAGCgatagtagtagtagcagcAGTGATTCTTCTAGTTCCGATGATaaacggaagaaaagaaagaaaaagaaacgaaaagctgaaaaaagaaagaaaaaagcgaaACGAATTgcaaagacgaagaagaagagaagaaggaaagttAGTTCGGATTCAAGTAGTAGCGATTCGTCTGAAGATAGGAGGAAAAAAAGGGTGGCGACTAGAAAGTCTAAACAGAAGAAagaatataacgataaacaAGATAACAGAGAAGATATAATAAAGACGATACAAAAGTCACCTTTAGAATCTCCTTCATTAGAAAATGCGAAATTGGTACGTTCTCAAGTTccattaaagaaaattaaagaggAAGTAAAAGTCGAAAATAGGAAAAGATCCTCAGATAAACACGACGTTTGGAACAAGGATCAGGAATTGGTCAGAAAGGTGATTTCTGATAGCGACATCCACAGTAAAAGCCACaaagatgaagaaaaaagaaacaaagtcgAAGAGCGATACTTGGAAGAGTGGGAGATGGATTCCGTGATCATGCCgcagaaaggagaaaaactGTCAAAGAGTAATgttgaaaaaatagaaaatattgatatacaAAACATTCGGAAAATAGAAAGGAAGGAGGAACGATGCAAGAAAGACgacaagaataaaaatgacgaacgtttggaagaaaaatgttcAAGCATGAGCAAGGAGATCATCCCAGGGAGTTTGAAGATAGAAGAAGATGcagatggaaagaaaaagaggaaaagagataaagagaaaaaggacaGCGGTGAATTTTTAGCTGACTGGAAGAAGGAGAGTGAGCGTATATCTCAGCAAATTATGCAAGACGAAATAAAGCTCTCTAAAAAGTTAGACAAACAAAAAAGAGACAAATGGGGAGAGACTGAATTTGATACTCTGAATGTCCCATCGTTAACACAACTGGAAAAGGAAGTAAATAAGAGACAATTACTGGCGGACGAATGGGAAGTCGACAGCTTAGAAGCTGTGTCTGAtttaatgattaataaaaagaaaacctctcgtatttcaaagaaattagaaaaagagGTTCGATATGATAAGAAAACAGATACATATATCGCTATAGAAAAGGAAACTGTAAAGGAATGTAAAAAGAGGCAAGATAGATTGTCTGCAATGAGAATTTGGGaagaagaacaagaagaaggagagaaagaagctTTGATGCTCCTGGAACAGAAGagtaagagaaagagagatgaTTGGGACATTGAAGAAGAATCATTCTTACGAGAAAAAAGTGACAGGAAAGAAAGCGTAGAAGACAGCATTACTATAATTGAAAGCATCCATAAGGAGGTAAATGCAGTCAGTAAAAATGTGGATGCATCTATGAAACATGATGTTGTTACTAGCAAAAAGAGCAAGAAAAGTCGTTGGGATATGGAATCACAGTCTGAGGAAAAAATAAAGCTTAAAGCTCCCGTTATGTGGGAGGAAGAATGTGCAGAATGGACGAAAGTGAATAAATTCGACCACGATATTGAGAGAGTATCTTTGGAATGCTGTGACCCGATATTAGCTAAAACGAAGATAAAAGACGAGGACGTTTGTATGGTTGAACAGCAGTTGAGAAAGTCTACATCTAAGAGTTCAACAAGTGCAGATATTATCGATTTGTTTCCTAGAAAATGTCAGGATATAGATTTGTTAGAATCATCCTGGACTCCGGAAGAACATACTAGATGTAAGTCACGAATGAGAAGTTTGGGCAACAGTTCACAGGAGAATGTGCTCTTTGATAAGACCAAGGAATTAACGCCTTCGAAAGAGCAATGTACAGCAGAACAATTAAAGGATATCTTTGAAATAGATGtgaaattaacgaaaaaaaatacagaattgTATAGTCCCAGTTCTCCAGCTGGATCCCAGAAGTCTGAa gatatggaaatttttaaggATAATCAGGTAAATATGAAGGAGAGTCGCCTACATGATAAACTAAAGAATGAAACTCTGGTTATGTCTGATGATGAATCAGTTCCAAATATACCTCTTCAAATAAAGTATCGCGATGGTAAATATGCAAAAGCTGCAATGATGAAGgaagaatttgaagaaattttaggAGTGCAGAAGATAGAGGATCAGACTCTTCGAAAGAAATTCGATGTGAAAGTATCTGAAAGTTCGTCTGAGTTTCCAATCAACGAACCATACCCAGACTCGAACTATAAATCATTACGAATGGACATATTCGCAGGGTATGAATCCGATGAATCACATGGAAAATTAAGCAACAAGAGTTCTGAGGCAATATCTTCATCTGCCAGCACAAAAGGAACAGAGGAGACGAATGAAGGAAAAGCAGCACTCAAGTTGATTCCTAAACAACTGTTAGTCCGACGAAACAATGAACGCGTGAAGACAAAATTGATTTCAGACGATCCCATGCAACACGCTGCGGCTCTATTGACCATCCAGAAGAAACTTCGAGAGTCGCATTCTgtgaaaaacgatataaaaaacaCATATTGCGAAGAACCTAATGAATTTAGGATCGAGTGTGAAAAGACATCCAATATACATGCACCTGTTGCTGAAGTTATTCCCACGGAACAGACTACTATTACGGATGTTAAGGTGGACTCGAAAGACTTGTCCATAACAGTAAAAACCTCAATTACCACAAAATCGGAATCACCAGGGGCGGTGAAGCTCGATTTCAATGAGTACAGGTCTGGAAACAAAGGAAGTAAGTTGGAAGAACTTAAAAAGTCTAGACCTCGTAACAGTAAAGATATTAGTGACACGGAGTGTCAAGTAAGATCACCAGGCAGAgagcagaaaaagaaaagtccTAGTAGAAAGGAGAATAGGGAAGATAAACGAATTAATGATCGTagcaaagaaagaagagataagaaatttgatgatagagaaagaggagaTAGGAGAGATAGTAGGAGTTCGAAACAGGAATACAATGAAAGTAGAAGGAGGTTCAGTCCTTCTACTAGTCGCAGTAAAAAACGCACTTCCTGGGAACGGGAAGGAAGTCGTAGCGAAAGCCATAGCCGCAGTTGGAGTAGAAGTAGAAGCAAAAGTccaaagagaaaggaagagttGTTTGCAGGCTTTTCTAGTAAAGAGAAACGATCAAATAGAATCGATGAGGATAGATCCagtagagcaagaatagatgATAGGAGAGAAAGATCTATAAGAAGTTCTCCTAGATCTAACACTGCCCCACATAATAAAG ATCATTTTAAAAAGCATGGATCTATTAAAGGAGATCGAGATGACtggaatagaaagaaatacgaCTGtatggaaagagaaaaggaaggtaGGTCGTACGAACCAATGGAAGTACTAAGAGAGAGAAACGTGGATATTGATAGACATAGAGAGAGTAGATTTCGCGGAGATGAAGCAGATCGGTCACTATGGCCGTACGAAGCAGAGAACATGCTTCGGGATGGAAATGAGTCCTTAGATTCCTATCCCAATAGTCAAGATTTAGATCTTGATTATGAAGAGAAAACGTACTACAGGGATGACAGTATTGAAAGGGATATCATGGAAGGTCCTTTCCGTCCTTCATCAAAATTCAAGCATAG aaaaagtagGCCCAGTACAAGAAGAGACAGACAAtgggagaaggaaagagaaccTTTGGATCTAGATAGACATGGACACGTTCGAAGAACGGAAAAATTACCTCCACCTAGAGGTCGTTCTCCATTACGGTCGCGAAGATCACCGCGTAGATCATCACACGATCGCTTCAGACGTGAATCTAGATCGCGATCGAAATCATGGTCAAGATCAAGATCACGATCTAGGTCAAGATCTAGATCCAGATCGCGATCTCGATCAACGTCCAGGTCCCGGTCGATGATGCATTCGAGATCGAGATCTAGATCGGGATCTCGATCAAGAACTAGGTCTACCTCGGGGTCCAGAATGAGAAGCCCGGATCATTTACGAATGACGGAACGATTACGATCTTCCAG ATCACCTTCCATGGGACGAGGTAGAGTGAGCGAAAGTTCAAGGGAAAGGAAGGATGAACACGATAATATGAAACTATTAGATAGCTGCACCGAAAGAGGTAGACGAATAGAAACGATCGTGCAGTCCGTATCCGGACTACCTAGGGACTCGACTGTGTTAGACTCGGAAATGCACATCGGTGACAATATGGAGACAGTTGCAACAAGTTTCCAATATTCGACTGAAAACGAAGTTGGAAACGAATATTACTATACAGAGAATAACTTGACTTATCCACCGTGCATTGATGACTCAACGGCGAGTTCTCCGAAACGCCTATCCCTCGACGATAG GCTAGAACTTGAACTGGGAATTAAGAAGCAACAGGATGGAGCAGGAATATCAAGTGATTACGGAGACAACTTTAATTCGAATATATGTTATCCATCACCGCCTGGGCAACAGCAAATATTATACCGTCAACAACCTACTGTTTTACAA GTGGGCAATGTGTTGCAAGTGGTACCTGCAGATTTCAATGGTGTCCCAGCAACGCACAGAGAGCCGACCAACTCCTCCTCAGCACCGATTGTACGAGGTTCCAGTCAAGTAGTTCGCGTAGGTAATGTTCTTCAGGTTGTACCGACGTCCTTGGATTGGAGCGGTGGACAGCCTTCTTCAGTTGATCAATCAGGAGGGATGATGTATTCCACGACAGTCCCTCGATCTTCTCCGGCTCCCTCAGTACCTATATCTGTACCTGTTCCAGTTCCTGTCCCCATGCCTGTACCAGCCGTTCCATCCGCTATGAACTCATCGACACCAGTTTCTACTTTGTCCCCAGTTTCATTGCCTCTTTCCGTTCCCGTTCCCGTTCCTGTTCCTGTCCCTGGCCCTGCTCCTGTTCCACTTCCTGTGACGCAAACGACGTTCTCCAGAGCCGAAGTGACACCACAAA aagTACCTGTTCTGCCGGTTTATAATTACGAAGTTATCTTGGAGACCCGTAGAAAAGAACAAGAGGAGCGTAAGCGACTGCGTGAGATtaggagaaaggaaaaagaacgtAGGCGAATCGAACGAATTAATCGTCGCGCTCTTCAATTGTTAGAGAAGACTAACATGCGTCAGTCAGAAAACGCAAGTCAGCAAAAGAATTCAAACCTGGATCCATCTGTTTTAAAAGCTCTTCGGGAAAGTGAAGAGCAAGGCGATGCAGAAGAACAACAAACTTCCTCTACTATTTTtgagaaggaggaagaaatGCCGGTAGTCGCATCTTCTGCTTCCACAGAGGAAGAGGAGGTACCTGTTGAGgaagacgaggaagaagaggaagaggaggaagctGAGGTGGAATatgacgaagaagaagaagaagaggcggaagacgacgaagaggaagaagaagaggacgaTGAAAAGTCACggttaaataaattgaaaagcgaAATTGATGAAGCTACAACGGTAACAACGATAGATGAAACAACTAAGATCCAAATCGAAACAGAATCCAAAGGATGGCCGGAGTTACCTCCACCGCCTTTGAAAGGCATTTTAGTCGCATCAGGTTTCAG aaggACCTCGGTTCCTAATGGCAATTTGGATGACCTTCCTACTCCTGAAAATGATAACGGAGACAACACGGACAAAGAGGATGtagaaatagataaaaatgagTCCAGCAAAGACGAAGCTGGTGAGAATAAGTtaagtaaattgaaaaatcaaatGAAGAAAACTAAATTAGCGAAGTTaggaaaacggaaacaaaggAGTAAAAAATCTGTACAATTCGCGGATGGAATCAAACCTGGAGAAGGTACTAGTCCTAGTGGCGGTGAAGGGGATATGCCTTCCCCTCCACCACCCACTACTGTCTCTCGAGGTGGAATTCGTGACGTTCGAAGGTCCAGTTCCAGGAAGAGTAGAAAACAAGAGAAAAGAACACGACCTccaaaagcaaagaaaaaagtgAAG GTGAAAATCATAAAACTAAAGAAGCCCCGTGTCACTCCATTAACGGCGATGATGATGAATGATTCTGACGACCTAGATGATCGTTCTCCGCCACCGCCACCTCCAGGGTCTCCTCCACCACCGCATCTTTGGCCAAGTTATCTTTCCGCTTACAACGCTAACAACCGTACTAGTGAAGCTCAAACAACGGCTGCTGCAATTTCGAACAGTGTTCAAGCTCCTCCGCCACCTACACCGCTGCCTCTCTTagttcctcctcctcctttgAATTACACGATACAACCTTGCAGCAAGGCGTAA